One genomic region from Bacillus rossius redtenbacheri isolate Brsri chromosome 6, Brsri_v3, whole genome shotgun sequence encodes:
- the LOC134533452 gene encoding uncharacterized protein LOC134533452, with translation MLAKWHERGTTLRQTPGVFGQPGHATSLGRGGDNGRGSRATGRRNSRQPRMAAGSTYERQQADHLDRLVFDVGQAHTGLQLGHLFSRLLLGFPEAAAVSLVVMAAVLVTKEGLLASLRAQAPRFFAHYPMLTVVFWLNVALTVAVHVFYLLGGGRFGPREA, from the exons ATGCTAGCTAAATGGCACGAGCGAGGGACGACACTTCGGCAAACTCCGGGAGTGTTCGGGCAGCCCGGCCACGCTACCTCCTTGGGGCGCGGCGGCGACAATGGGCGCGGCAGCCGGGCGACGGGCAGAAGGAACTCCCGGCAGCCGAGGATGGCCGCGGGCTCCACCTACGAGCGCCAGCAAGCCGACCACCTGGACCGCCTGGTGTTCGACGTGGGGCAGGCGCACACGGGGCTGCAGCTCGGACATCTCTTCTCGAG GTTGCTGCTGGGCTTCCCCGAGGCGGCCGCGGTGTCGCTGGTGGTGATGGCGGCGGTGCTGGTGACCAAGGAGGGCCTGCTGGCGTCGCTGCGCGCCCAGGCGCCGCGCTTCTTCGCGCACTACCCCATGCTCACCGTCGTCTTCTGGCTCAACGTGGCGCTCACCGTCGCCGTGCACGTCTTCTACCTGCTGGGCGGCGGCCGCTTCGGTCCGCGCGAGGCGTGA